One stretch of Pigmentiphaga aceris DNA includes these proteins:
- a CDS encoding GTP cyclohydrolase I FolE2 has product MIQPLPDVATTESPAVALPLDWVGMDGIDLPIQLGGMRIPASVDVAVDLPRADVKGIHMSRLHRLLNEVAEHRELTPELLAMLLQDMVDSHADCGTTAARAVWRIKLLRARPALVTPGLSGWQAYPVTLTAQWRDGAMSLRLGVEVTYSSTCPCSAALSRQVLQDAFLRDFAGGTNLSPQAVAAWLAEHGSLATPHSQRSVAQVSVDVLGVVEDAVGSHDDDPLEMGRAASDALGIETLIARIEAALGTAVQTAVKRADEQAFAQRNGQNLMYVEDATRRILASLDGAYQHVHVSVRHLESLHPHDAVASGWA; this is encoded by the coding sequence ATGATCCAGCCCTTACCCGACGTCGCCACCACCGAGTCTCCCGCTGTTGCGCTGCCCCTGGATTGGGTGGGCATGGACGGCATCGATCTGCCGATTCAACTGGGCGGGATGCGTATTCCGGCCTCAGTGGACGTTGCCGTGGACCTGCCCCGCGCGGACGTCAAAGGCATTCACATGTCGCGCCTGCATCGCCTGCTTAACGAGGTGGCCGAGCATCGTGAGCTGACGCCCGAGCTGTTGGCGATGCTGCTGCAAGACATGGTGGACAGTCACGCTGACTGTGGCACGACGGCGGCACGTGCTGTGTGGCGGATCAAACTGCTGCGTGCTCGCCCCGCCTTGGTGACGCCGGGCCTGAGTGGCTGGCAAGCCTACCCCGTGACGCTGACCGCGCAATGGCGCGACGGTGCGATGTCTTTGCGTCTGGGTGTAGAGGTGACGTATTCATCCACCTGCCCGTGCTCGGCAGCCTTGTCGCGACAGGTCTTGCAAGATGCCTTCTTGCGTGACTTCGCGGGCGGTACAAATCTGTCGCCGCAGGCGGTGGCAGCGTGGCTTGCCGAACACGGCAGCCTGGCTACGCCGCACAGCCAGCGCAGTGTGGCTCAGGTGTCGGTGGATGTCTTGGGCGTGGTAGAGGATGCGGTGGGGTCACACGACGATGACCCCCTGGAAATGGGACGTGCCGCGAGTGATGCGCTGGGGATCGAAACCTTGATCGCACGCATCGAAGCCGCGTTGGGAACTGCGGTGCAGACAGCGGTGAAGCGCGCCGATGAACAAGCTTTTGCGCAGCGCAACGGCCAGAATCTGATGTACGTGGAAGACGCCACGCGTCGCATTCTGGCGAGCTTGGACGGTGCGTATCAGCACGTGCATGTGTCGGTCAGGCACCTGGAGAGTCTGCATCCGCATGATGCGGTGGCCAGTGGGTGGGCATGA
- the zigA gene encoding zinc metallochaperone GTPase ZigA encodes MNQPLNPSSNPSVNLPHKLPVTVLSGFLGAGKTTLLNHILNNRDGLRVAVIVNDMSDVNIDAALVREGGAELSRTDEKLVEMSNGCICCTLREDLLLEVSRLARDGRFDHLVIESTGISEPLPVAETFTFEDEQGQSLSQVARLDTMVTVVDAFNFLRDYGSVDSLRQRGESLGEDDQRNVVDLLIEQVEFCDVIVLNKIDTIDDAARDRLVAILTRLNPRAKIEFAQFGRIPLDRVLNTGLFDFDAASAAPGWLKELRGQHVPETEEYGITSFVYRARKPFHPQRFWDFAQSEWPGVLRSKGYFWLASQPQVACNWSQAGAISRHAASGHWWVSVPKAQWPTDPEYLAAIKQVWAPDVGDCRQELVLIGIDMDEAQLRAQLDACLLSDTEVTALLRGDFEADDPFTTYWKAEAAASMAKQPETVLA; translated from the coding sequence ATGAATCAGCCCTTGAATCCGTCTTCAAATCCGTCTGTGAATCTGCCCCACAAACTCCCCGTCACCGTCCTGTCCGGTTTTCTGGGGGCCGGCAAAACCACCCTGCTCAACCACATCCTGAACAACCGCGACGGCCTGCGTGTGGCGGTCATCGTCAACGACATGTCGGACGTCAACATCGACGCGGCGCTGGTGCGCGAAGGCGGCGCTGAACTGTCACGCACCGACGAGAAGCTGGTGGAAATGAGCAACGGCTGTATCTGCTGCACGCTGCGCGAAGACCTGCTGCTGGAAGTCAGCCGCCTGGCACGCGACGGACGCTTCGACCATCTGGTAATTGAATCCACCGGAATTTCAGAACCGCTGCCGGTTGCCGAGACCTTCACTTTCGAAGATGAACAGGGCCAGAGCCTGTCGCAAGTGGCACGGCTGGACACCATGGTGACCGTGGTCGATGCCTTCAACTTCCTGCGCGATTACGGCTCGGTCGACAGTCTGCGTCAGCGCGGTGAATCGCTGGGCGAGGACGACCAGCGCAACGTGGTCGACCTGCTGATCGAACAGGTGGAATTCTGCGACGTGATCGTGCTGAACAAGATCGACACCATCGACGATGCCGCCCGTGACCGCCTGGTGGCGATTCTTACCCGCCTGAACCCGCGCGCAAAAATCGAATTCGCGCAGTTTGGCCGCATACCACTGGACCGCGTACTGAACACAGGCCTGTTCGATTTCGACGCAGCGTCCGCCGCCCCCGGCTGGCTGAAAGAACTGCGCGGCCAGCACGTGCCCGAAACCGAGGAATACGGCATCACGAGTTTTGTCTATCGTGCCCGCAAGCCCTTCCACCCCCAACGCTTCTGGGACTTCGCGCAATCCGAGTGGCCCGGCGTGCTGCGCTCCAAAGGCTACTTCTGGCTGGCCAGCCAACCCCAGGTTGCCTGCAACTGGTCACAGGCCGGAGCCATCAGCCGCCACGCAGCATCAGGCCACTGGTGGGTGTCAGTCCCCAAGGCGCAATGGCCGACCGACCCGGAATACCTTGCGGCAATCAAGCAGGTGTGGGCACCCGATGTGGGCGACTGCCGTCAGGAACTGGTGCTGATCGGCATCGACATGGACGAGGCGCAATTACGCGCCCAGCTGGATGCCTGCCTGCTGAGCGACACCGAAGTCACAGCCTTGCTGCGCGGTGACTTCGAGGCCGACGACCCGTTCACGACGTACTGGAAGGCGGAAGCGGCGGCGTCGATGGCGAAGCAGCCGGAGACGGTGTTGGCATGA
- a CDS encoding HPP family protein yields MVGVLGWLRALKPAPVHASWRERLYGSLGAWIGLLCTEWVGRQTLGGFNPWFIAPMGASAVLLFAAPASPLAQPWSIVGGNIVSAIVGVCCFKFLPAGYAAPVAVAVAIGMMFALRCLHPPGGAVALTAVLGGPAVTSLGFGFVLSPVAFNSVVLVLVAILFNGILRRNYLRRQEAPANVHLTRDPPPSARTGLRADDVRQALDEQGDFLDIDEDDLTHIAAEAQRHASERRFADLRCGDIMSRDMVCIGQHEPLEQAWRLLGRHRLQALPVLDAKGALAGVISLRDVITHQGGREAGVQWRDLRVAQCMTREVVTVTESTPLSTLIRPLSDGGLHQIPVLNEARQVVGTVTQSDLVAALYGVVAAPAAMSSVASSTTSSIMPTPSPAASPSTPPLPPSSTS; encoded by the coding sequence GTGGTCGGGGTTCTGGGATGGTTGCGCGCGCTCAAGCCCGCGCCGGTGCATGCAAGCTGGCGTGAACGTCTGTATGGCAGCCTGGGGGCATGGATCGGGTTGTTGTGCACGGAATGGGTCGGGCGGCAGACCCTGGGCGGATTCAATCCGTGGTTTATCGCACCGATGGGTGCATCTGCCGTGCTGCTGTTTGCCGCACCGGCCAGTCCGCTCGCGCAGCCCTGGTCGATTGTGGGTGGCAACATCGTGTCCGCCATCGTGGGCGTGTGTTGCTTCAAATTTCTGCCGGCCGGTTATGCCGCGCCGGTCGCAGTGGCGGTGGCCATCGGCATGATGTTCGCGCTGCGTTGCCTGCATCCGCCTGGCGGCGCGGTGGCCTTGACCGCCGTGCTGGGCGGGCCGGCCGTCACCAGTCTGGGTTTCGGATTTGTGTTGTCGCCGGTGGCATTCAATTCCGTGGTGCTGGTGCTGGTGGCGATCCTGTTCAACGGGATCCTGCGGCGCAATTATCTGCGTCGCCAGGAAGCACCTGCCAATGTGCATCTGACCCGTGATCCACCACCCAGCGCACGTACCGGCCTGCGCGCCGACGATGTGCGACAGGCGCTGGATGAGCAGGGCGATTTTCTGGACATCGATGAGGACGATCTGACGCATATCGCTGCCGAGGCGCAACGGCATGCGAGCGAACGCCGGTTTGCGGATCTGCGTTGTGGCGACATCATGTCGCGCGACATGGTGTGCATCGGTCAGCACGAACCGCTTGAGCAAGCATGGCGTCTGCTGGGCCGACATCGATTGCAAGCTTTGCCGGTGCTGGACGCCAAGGGCGCGCTGGCAGGGGTGATCTCGCTGCGCGATGTGATCACCCACCAGGGTGGCCGGGAAGCAGGCGTGCAATGGCGCGACTTGCGTGTGGCCCAGTGCATGACACGTGAGGTGGTGACGGTGACGGAATCGACGCCCTTGAGCACGCTGATCCGCCCTCTGTCTGACGGCGGCCTGCACCAGATTCCGGTGCTGAATGAGGCGCGTCAGGTGGTGGGTACGGTGACGCAGTCTGATCTGGTGGCGGCGTTGTATGGGGTGGTGGCTGCGCCGGCCGCTATGTCTTCTGTGGCGTCGTCCACCACGTCGTCAATCATGCCAACACCGTCTCCGGCTGCTTCGCCATCGACGCCGCCGCTTCCGCCTTCCAGTACGTCGTGA
- the ykgO gene encoding type B 50S ribosomal protein L36, giving the protein MKVLASLKDAKTRHRDCKVVRRRGRVYVICKSNPRFKARQG; this is encoded by the coding sequence ATGAAAGTTCTCGCATCGCTGAAAGACGCCAAGACGCGTCACCGTGATTGCAAGGTCGTGCGCCGTCGTGGCCGCGTCTACGTCATCTGCAAGTCCAACCCGCGTTTCAAGGCCCGCCAGGGCTGA
- a CDS encoding S9 family peptidase: MLATAGLSGLLLATAAAQTPPQYPVEHFFRNPERGFFRLADDGKTLGFMQPVAVDGHPARLNIFVQALEGSTPVGTPRRLTGETERDISNFFWKGGRTVLFQKDFGGDENFHVLAVDTTTGRVTDLTPFDGARASIEDDLEDDPDHVLISHNQRNPEVFDVFRVNVHTGESVQVAENPGNIVGWQTDHAGRVRAAVSSDGLNNTLLYRDDESQPFRELLTTDYQTSVSPAFFTFDDRKLYALSNRGRDKLALVILDPANPDKEELVFEPSDVDLGGVAYSRLRKVLTVAGFETDKPQRKYFDPQTEALYQHLHRALPGYEVLLQGATRNEDKFIVAAYNERTPGSRYLFDAATKELSKLADINPLLPEDQMAPTVPVSYRSRDGLTIHGYLTVPLGRDPKNLACIVNPHGGPWVRDSWGYNPEIQFLANRGFCVLQMNYRGSTGYGREFWKASFGQWGLKMQDDVSDGVQWLIDQGIADPKRVGIYGGSYGGYATLAGVAFTPDLYAAAVDYVGVSNLFTFMNTIPPYWKPMLEKMYDMVGHPERDKERLAATSPALHADKIKTPLFVAQGARDPRVNKAESDQMVEALKARGVDIEYMVRDNEGHGFHNDENKFAFYAAMEKFLSQHLKP; encoded by the coding sequence GTGCTCGCCACCGCCGGCCTGTCCGGACTGCTGCTGGCTACCGCCGCAGCACAGACGCCGCCGCAGTATCCGGTCGAACATTTCTTCCGCAATCCCGAGCGTGGCTTCTTCCGCCTGGCCGATGACGGCAAGACCCTGGGATTCATGCAACCGGTCGCCGTCGACGGTCATCCGGCCCGGTTGAACATCTTCGTGCAAGCCCTGGAAGGCTCGACCCCGGTCGGCACGCCGCGTCGCCTGACCGGCGAAACCGAACGCGACATCAGCAACTTCTTCTGGAAAGGCGGGCGTACCGTGCTGTTCCAGAAAGACTTCGGTGGCGATGAGAACTTCCACGTGCTGGCGGTCGATACCACCACTGGCCGCGTGACCGACCTGACGCCGTTCGACGGCGCGCGTGCGTCCATCGAAGACGATCTGGAAGATGATCCCGACCATGTGCTGATCAGCCACAACCAGCGCAACCCGGAAGTCTTCGACGTGTTCCGCGTAAACGTGCACACCGGTGAATCGGTGCAGGTGGCGGAGAATCCCGGCAACATCGTTGGCTGGCAGACCGACCACGCAGGCCGCGTGCGCGCCGCGGTGTCCAGTGACGGCCTGAACAACACCCTGCTGTATCGCGACGACGAATCGCAGCCCTTCCGCGAACTGCTGACCACCGACTACCAGACTTCGGTCAGCCCCGCCTTCTTCACCTTCGATGACCGCAAGCTGTACGCGCTCAGCAATCGCGGCCGCGACAAGCTGGCACTGGTCATCCTGGACCCGGCCAACCCGGACAAAGAAGAACTGGTGTTCGAACCCAGCGACGTAGACCTGGGCGGCGTGGCGTATTCACGCCTGCGCAAAGTGCTGACGGTAGCCGGCTTCGAGACCGACAAACCCCAGCGCAAGTACTTCGATCCACAGACCGAAGCCCTGTACCAACACCTGCACCGCGCCCTGCCCGGCTACGAAGTGCTGCTGCAAGGTGCCACCCGCAACGAAGACAAGTTCATCGTCGCCGCCTACAACGAACGCACGCCGGGTTCGCGTTATCTGTTCGATGCCGCCACCAAGGAATTGTCCAAGCTGGCGGACATCAACCCGCTGCTGCCAGAAGACCAGATGGCCCCCACGGTGCCGGTCAGCTACCGCAGCCGCGACGGCCTGACCATCCACGGCTACCTGACCGTGCCGCTGGGCCGCGACCCGAAGAACCTAGCATGCATCGTCAACCCGCACGGCGGCCCGTGGGTGCGCGACAGCTGGGGCTACAACCCGGAAATCCAGTTCCTGGCCAATCGCGGCTTCTGCGTGCTGCAAATGAACTATCGCGGCTCGACGGGCTACGGCCGTGAGTTCTGGAAAGCCAGCTTCGGCCAATGGGGCCTGAAGATGCAGGACGACGTCAGTGACGGCGTGCAGTGGCTGATCGACCAAGGCATTGCCGACCCCAAGCGCGTGGGCATCTATGGCGGCAGCTACGGGGGTTATGCCACCCTGGCTGGTGTGGCCTTCACGCCCGACCTGTACGCGGCAGCCGTGGACTACGTGGGCGTGTCGAACCTGTTCACCTTCATGAACACCATTCCGCCGTACTGGAAGCCCATGCTGGAAAAGATGTACGACATGGTGGGCCACCCGGAACGCGACAAAGAACGTTTGGCCGCGACCTCACCCGCGCTGCACGCAGACAAGATCAAGACACCGCTGTTCGTGGCCCAGGGTGCCCGCGACCCACGTGTGAACAAGGCCGAAAGCGACCAGATGGTCGAGGCCTTGAAAGCGCGTGGTGTGGACATCGAATACATGGTGCGCGACAACGAAGGCCACGGCTTCCACAACGACGAGAACAAGTTTGCGTTCTACGCCGCGATGGAAAAATTCCTGAGCCAACACTTGAAGCCGTAA
- a CDS encoding ABC transporter permease has protein sequence MIRSEGSSPSHPLIVIVAIATLVILLAPLAVVVAISFTSNAMLTFPPQGFSLRWYAALADNLEFGRAIVTSLQLAAATAVTSMLLGASAAVGLRTHKFPGRGALESFLLSPLMLPQLVLAIALLMYFSRLGLRASFVGMWLGHVVVTTPYVIRMVLVSLARVDPNIERAARIAGAGPLQVFFQITLRLLMPGVAAGTCFAFIMSFDNLVVSLFLSGPRMKTLPVEIYGYLEYADDPLLAAVSSVVIVGIVVLLVVMEKTVGFTRAMVQQGA, from the coding sequence GTGATCAGATCGGAAGGTTCTTCACCCAGTCACCCCTTGATCGTCATCGTCGCCATTGCCACCTTGGTCATTCTGCTGGCACCGCTGGCAGTGGTGGTCGCGATCAGTTTCACGTCGAACGCCATGCTGACTTTCCCACCGCAGGGGTTCTCCTTGCGCTGGTACGCAGCCCTGGCCGACAACCTGGAATTCGGCCGCGCCATCGTGACCAGTCTGCAGCTTGCTGCCGCCACTGCCGTCACCAGCATGTTGCTGGGCGCGAGTGCTGCGGTGGGCTTGCGCACGCACAAATTCCCCGGTCGGGGCGCGCTTGAATCCTTCCTGTTGTCGCCCTTGATGCTGCCGCAATTGGTGCTGGCGATTGCGCTGCTGATGTACTTCTCCCGCCTGGGATTGCGCGCGAGTTTTGTTGGCATGTGGCTGGGGCACGTGGTGGTCACCACGCCGTATGTCATTCGCATGGTGCTGGTCAGTCTGGCGCGTGTCGATCCGAACATTGAGCGTGCCGCGCGCATTGCCGGGGCCGGGCCGCTGCAGGTGTTTTTCCAGATCACACTGCGGCTGTTGATGCCGGGTGTGGCGGCGGGCACCTGCTTTGCCTTCATCATGTCTTTCGACAATCTGGTGGTGTCGCTGTTTCTGTCCGGGCCGAGGATGAAGACCTTGCCGGTCGAGATCTACGGCTACCTGGAATATGCCGACGATCCCTTGCTGGCAGCAGTGTCCAGTGTGGTGATCGTCGGCATTGTGGTCTTGCTGGTGGTGATGGAAAAGACGGTGGGATTTACACGGGCGATGGTGCAGCAGGGCGCGTGA
- a CDS encoding ABC transporter permease, with protein sequence MRKPATGVDAKEEDGHVAAGYVGGHHAGAHHAGAHHAGTHHVDTHHAGMIDPAFTSKARRVWPPTMLLPAVVVMLALLAGPLILIALTSVSTGPAGELGRGWTFAHFGRFLSDPYYRSVMLTTLRIGALVTGCSLLLAYPFAWWTLRQRGWLRAALLFAALAPLMVTVSIRTLGWIVLLADNGPINALIALSGVVTGPVRMIYTEFAVVLGLIEALLPFMILAVFTALQAIPRDVLRAAEIAGATPRQRFFKVTLPLSLPGVAAGSVLVFTLAASSFVTPRILGGGRTTTVANLVVDQFLVSLNWPFGAAIGVLLFAVIGAVMALERAVSRRLPGGAS encoded by the coding sequence ATGCGTAAACCGGCGACGGGTGTCGATGCGAAGGAAGAGGACGGCCACGTTGCTGCCGGTTACGTGGGGGGCCACCACGCGGGTGCTCATCATGCAGGTGCTCATCATGCAGGCACCCATCACGTCGATACCCATCACGCCGGCATGATCGATCCCGCCTTCACCAGCAAAGCCCGCCGCGTGTGGCCGCCGACCATGCTCTTGCCTGCTGTTGTGGTCATGCTGGCCTTGCTGGCCGGGCCGCTGATTCTGATCGCATTGACCAGCGTGTCCACAGGCCCGGCGGGCGAGCTGGGGCGCGGCTGGACGTTCGCGCATTTCGGCCGCTTCCTGAGCGATCCGTATTACCGATCCGTGATGCTGACAACGCTGCGCATCGGCGCGCTGGTCACCGGATGTTCCTTGCTGCTTGCCTACCCGTTTGCGTGGTGGACCTTGCGTCAGCGCGGTTGGTTGCGCGCGGCCTTGCTGTTCGCCGCGCTGGCACCGCTGATGGTGACGGTATCGATCCGCACGCTGGGGTGGATCGTGCTGCTGGCCGATAACGGACCGATCAATGCGCTGATTGCGTTAAGCGGTGTCGTGACCGGCCCGGTGCGCATGATCTACACCGAATTTGCCGTGGTGCTTGGCCTGATCGAAGCGCTGTTGCCCTTCATGATTCTGGCCGTTTTCACGGCCTTGCAGGCGATTCCGCGCGATGTGCTGCGTGCGGCAGAAATCGCAGGTGCCACCCCGCGCCAGCGCTTTTTCAAGGTGACTCTTCCGCTGAGTCTGCCGGGTGTGGCAGCAGGGTCGGTACTGGTGTTCACGCTGGCCGCGAGTTCGTTCGTCACGCCACGCATCTTGGGTGGCGGTCGCACCACCACGGTTGCGAATCTGGTGGTCGATCAATTCCTGGTCAGTCTGAACTGGCCCTTTGGTGCAGCGATCGGTGTGCTGCTGTTCGCGGTGATCGGGGCCGTGATGGCCTTGGAGCGTGCCGTGTCGCGACGCCTGCCAGGAGGGGCATCGTGA
- a CDS encoding ABC transporter ATP-binding protein has protein sequence MHAQARAAAGAPAAVEVEDLVKRFDAQLAVDRVSLSVAPGEIVCLLGPSGCGKTTTLNLVAGFLRPDGGQVRLAGRVVDDLPPHRRQIGMVFQSYALFPHLSVLDNAAFGLTVRGMPRRQARAKALDTLALVQLADYAQRMPQQLSGGQQQRVSIARALAYQPELLLLDEPFSSLDARLRISLRDELKQIQRRLGISALFVTHDQEEAMQLADRVVVMQAGRVAQQGTPHEVYFRPNSRFVAEFLGEANFLPVTSEGDHQVVGSAGSWRVSSTVGTAPGTLMLRPERIALCGSASEAGTRNQVSGRVIGTHFRGASQGIDVQVGDAVWRVTQAGFNVMQVVAGQDVVLAWLPEDGRWLADA, from the coding sequence GTGCACGCACAGGCCCGCGCGGCGGCGGGTGCACCTGCCGCCGTTGAGGTCGAAGACCTGGTCAAACGCTTCGATGCGCAGCTGGCGGTGGATCGGGTGTCGCTGTCGGTGGCCCCTGGCGAGATTGTCTGTTTGCTGGGGCCTTCCGGTTGCGGCAAGACCACTACGCTGAATCTGGTTGCCGGGTTTCTGCGCCCGGATGGCGGGCAGGTTCGCCTGGCCGGGCGGGTGGTCGACGATCTGCCACCGCATCGTCGCCAGATCGGCATGGTGTTCCAAAGTTATGCCCTGTTCCCGCATCTGTCAGTGCTGGATAACGCGGCCTTTGGACTGACCGTGCGCGGTATGCCGCGTCGTCAGGCGCGCGCCAAGGCGCTCGACACCTTGGCGCTGGTACAGCTTGCGGACTATGCGCAGCGCATGCCGCAGCAGTTGTCTGGTGGTCAGCAGCAGCGTGTGTCAATTGCGCGGGCCTTGGCGTATCAGCCTGAATTGCTGTTGCTGGATGAGCCCTTCAGCAGTCTGGACGCGCGCCTGCGTATCAGCTTGCGTGATGAGTTGAAGCAGATTCAGCGACGTCTTGGCATTTCTGCGCTGTTCGTCACCCACGATCAGGAAGAGGCCATGCAATTGGCCGACCGGGTGGTGGTCATGCAGGCCGGGCGTGTGGCGCAGCAGGGCACGCCCCATGAGGTTTATTTCCGACCTAATTCGCGCTTCGTGGCCGAATTTCTGGGCGAGGCCAATTTCCTGCCGGTCACTTCCGAAGGAGACCATCAGGTGGTGGGGAGTGCAGGGTCGTGGCGTGTGTCTTCGACGGTGGGGACAGCACCCGGCACGCTGATGTTGCGGCCCGAACGCATTGCGCTGTGCGGCAGTGCAAGTGAAGCAGGTACGCGCAATCAGGTTTCCGGGCGGGTGATAGGCACGCACTTTCGGGGTGCCAGCCAGGGCATTGACGTGCAAGTGGGTGATGCGGTCTGGCGGGTGACGCAGGCTGGATTCAATGTGATGCAGGTGGTGGCAGGACAAGACGTCGTGCTGGCGTGGTTGCCCGAAGATGGACGCTGGCTGGCCGATGCGTAA
- a CDS encoding extracellular solute-binding protein, translating to MFKKTLLLASMFVGVYAGATNAQALVFAGPGGAWQKLMEAEVIAPFRQQCACEVQYLASTSNESLARIVATKANPEIDVMYSGDLQQVEGSLLGLFEPLDASKVPNLASIYPNLRAPVGTSAYTGLIGGGLIYNKKLFADKGMTPPTSVKDLLKPEFKNRVVVEGASSNYGMGMLVLMAKAGGGGADNIEPGFELAKQLRENVVVFARNPADTTRALQQETAWLGWWGDSRAYTLADTGFPVGYVNAVEGIPPIIMGASVVKGSKVTPNAYKLVDYLLTPGVQAKMAEILSLGPTVQGITLAPKVSERVIDGPEVAQVMTIDWSKVADKKDAWIERWNREIQR from the coding sequence ATGTTCAAGAAAACTCTGCTGTTGGCATCGATGTTTGTGGGTGTTTATGCAGGTGCCACCAATGCGCAGGCATTGGTGTTCGCCGGTCCTGGCGGTGCTTGGCAAAAACTGATGGAGGCCGAGGTGATTGCACCTTTCCGTCAGCAGTGTGCGTGTGAAGTGCAGTATCTGGCGTCGACGTCCAATGAATCCTTGGCGCGCATTGTTGCCACCAAGGCCAATCCTGAAATCGACGTGATGTATTCGGGCGATCTGCAGCAGGTTGAAGGGTCTCTGCTGGGTTTGTTTGAACCGCTGGACGCCAGCAAAGTGCCGAATCTGGCATCGATCTACCCGAATCTGCGTGCCCCGGTGGGTACCAGCGCCTATACCGGCCTGATTGGCGGTGGCCTGATCTACAACAAGAAATTGTTCGCGGATAAGGGCATGACGCCACCGACCTCGGTGAAGGATCTGCTCAAGCCCGAGTTCAAGAACCGGGTGGTGGTCGAGGGCGCATCCAGCAACTATGGCATGGGCATGCTGGTGCTGATGGCCAAGGCCGGTGGCGGTGGTGCAGACAACATCGAACCCGGCTTCGAGCTGGCAAAACAGCTGCGCGAAAACGTGGTGGTGTTCGCACGCAACCCGGCCGACACCACACGTGCCTTGCAGCAGGAAACCGCATGGCTGGGCTGGTGGGGGGATTCGCGCGCCTATACCTTGGCCGATACCGGCTTCCCGGTGGGTTACGTGAACGCGGTCGAAGGCATTCCGCCGATCATCATGGGTGCCTCGGTGGTCAAAGGCTCGAAGGTCACGCCCAACGCGTACAAGTTGGTTGATTACCTGCTGACGCCGGGTGTGCAGGCCAAGATGGCCGAAATTCTCAGTCTCGGCCCCACTGTGCAGGGCATCACTCTGGCACCCAAGGTGTCGGAACGGGTGATCGACGGCCCCGAGGTGGCACAGGTGATGACCATCGACTGGTCGAAGGTGGCGGACAAGAAGGACGCGTGGATCGAGCGTTGGAATCGCGAAATCCAGCGTTGA
- a CDS encoding carboxymuconolactone decarboxylase family protein, with amino-acid sequence MSRILDVLPEHMTPDMKETLAAQKTQFMSLTWQLVMAHLPAQLKAMGTLMGTFATDSIVPKRLIEIAVVAVSHLNDCRHCSGRHSVRLVQLGLSPDTVSCLLDVDVPDLSDQERLVRDYAVAVSEYSANIDDAMIDRLRVHFSEAQIVELTLRIALAGFFNRFNNALGISLDDDHIVAGKKLGLTL; translated from the coding sequence TTGTCACGCATTTTGGACGTTCTGCCAGAACACATGACCCCGGACATGAAGGAAACGCTCGCCGCTCAGAAGACTCAGTTCATGTCTTTGACGTGGCAGCTTGTGATGGCGCACTTGCCCGCACAACTGAAAGCAATGGGAACCCTGATGGGAACCTTTGCCACCGACAGCATTGTGCCGAAGCGTCTGATCGAAATTGCCGTGGTGGCAGTGTCCCATTTAAACGACTGTCGGCACTGCAGTGGCCGCCATAGTGTGCGTCTGGTGCAACTCGGCTTGTCGCCCGACACCGTCTCCTGTCTGTTGGATGTCGATGTGCCGGACCTGTCGGATCAGGAACGTCTGGTGCGCGACTATGCGGTCGCGGTCAGCGAGTATTCGGCCAATATCGACGATGCCATGATCGATCGTTTGCGCGTGCATTTTTCCGAGGCGCAAATCGTTGAACTCACGCTGCGTATTGCACTGGCGGGTTTCTTCAATCGATTCAATAATGCACTCGGCATTTCGCTGGATGACGACCATATCGTCGCCGGCAAGAAACTTGGCCTGACGCTCTGA